CCTCTATGTCTATGACCTCCCCGGCGAAGGATGTGGTGGCCCTATCGCCGAAGACTATCAGCATCGGTTCTATCACCCTGCCACCTCCGAAGGCGGGTTCCGTCACACCGGCGGCCAGGAGGGACTTGTCGGCATTATAGTGCAGTAGGCCCCCGAACCTCCTCAGGTACTCCCTGTTGAGCTCTAGGGAGACTCTCTCCATTATCCCGTCCGCTATCGTGTCCGGATGCCCTATTCCCTTCCTCTCGACGATCTCTATGGGCTGTTCGTCAACGGGAGGTCTGTGAGAGAGGGATACCTTCAACGAGGTCATACGGCATCGGAGGCAGACCGGCCAGTTGAAATAAATAAACTATTACGGGAGGTCGGGGACCCTTGGATGATCTAAAATGATCACCATAATAACGACCACGGGGAAATGTAACATGAGATGCGGTTACTGCGGCGGCAGCTTCGATCCCAAACTTGTCCCATTCAGGGAAATGTACTCCGTTGATGATCTCGTGGAGTTCATCGTCGAGAGGAACTCCGACGTGGCATTCTACGGGGGGGAGCCCCTCCTCAATCCTAAGCTGATAATGAGGGTGATGGACTCCCTCAAAGCCAGGCGCTGGGAGGGCAGGTTCGTCATACAAACAAATGGTACGCTCATCACGAACCTTCCCAAGAGCTACTGGCTCTCCTTCGATTCTGTTCTACTCTCTGTGGACGGCAGACCTCATGTGAACGATAGGCAGAGGGGTAGGGGGAACTACGAGGCTGTTGTGAAAGCCGCCAGAGCCCTGAGGGATATGGGCTTCTCAGGAGACCTTATAGCTAGGATGACCGTGTGGGAGGGGACTGATATATACGAGGATGCCCTGCACCTCCTGAGGTTGGGGCTCTTCGATCACGTTCACTGGCAGCTCAACGTCATCTGGTCGGAGAGGTGGGGATTCGAGGAGTGGGCCAGGCGCTCCTACCTTCCGGGCATAAGGAGGCTCTCATCCCTCTGGATCGAGGAGATGAGGAGGGGAAGGATACTCGGTTTGGCCCCCTTCCTTGGGATCATGAGGGCATCCCTCTTCGGGGACCTCCCATCACCCCCCTGCGGGGCGGGCAGCGAGAGCCTCACGGTGCTCCCCGATGGGAGGATAGTGGCCTGTCCCATAGCCGTGGACTCGAGCTGGGCTCACGTCGGGAGCATTCAGGATGGTTCACTGAGGGAGGTCAGGTTGGGGGAGCCCTGCACGAGCTGCGACTACTTCGCTCACTGCAGGGGGAGGTGCCTTTACTCATACATGGAGCGTCTATGGGGAGAGGATGGGTTCAGGGCCGTGTGCGAAGTCACCAGGGAGACCATCAGGATAGTTACTGAGCTAGAGAGCGAGATCAAAGAGCTTATCAGGGAGGGAACCGTCTGCGCGGAGGAACTCCGCTACCCCAGATACAACAACACGATCGAGGTGATCCCCTGAGAGGTGGGCGGATTGGACTGGGAGGATCTGTTGGCCCAGGCCTTGGGCAACAAGATCAGGATAAGGATCATCAGGTACCTGCTCGAGAGGAAAGGGGCTAACGTGAGCAGGATATCCAGGGAGCTCGGAATTCCCTATACAAGCGCCAAGAGGAACCTCAAAGCGCTCAGCGATGCCGGAGTCCTCGAGGAGATCTCGGTGGGAAGGGCCAGGCTCTACAAACTCTCAGATAGCGAGGTCGTCCGTAGGCTGATCCTCTGCGTGATCGGTTATAGCTCTCACTAGTTGAGGTGACCCATGATTCCAATGGATGAGGCTTTCCGCGGGCCTCGGATCATTCCCAGGGGGTCCTCCTCGACCTTCTCCTCACGTAGCTCCTGTAGTCCCTGTAGTCATACCTGGGGCTAACGCCCCTATCCCTAGCGCGATCCCCCTTGACCACCACCTTCCTAGAGGACCTCGCCCTCTCCACGAATCCGTTCCTCCTGGAGTCCCTGATGGCCAGGTAGCTGGCGAAAATCACAACGGCCGCCCCGGCGCCGGCGGTGATCCATATGTTATCGAGGCCCAGCCATGATACAGCTGCAGATGCGAGCTTCTCGGGGAGCCTCACCGTCACTCTCTTGGTGACCCACTCGGACCAGGCCCCCTGATCATCCTTCACCCTGAAGCTCACGGTGTAGTTCCCGCTCTTGGAGTATGTGTAGCTGATGTACTTGTGAGGGATCGAGTTGCCCTCTAGCTCCCCCGTGAAGGTCTTCCCGTCACCAGTCCTCCACTCATAGGCCACGACATGGCCATCGGGATCTATTCCCATACCTTGGAGGAT
The Candidatus Korarchaeota archaeon NZ13-K genome window above contains:
- a CDS encoding TIGR04084 family radical SAM/SPASM domain-containing protein, which encodes MITTTGKCNMRCGYCGGSFDPKLVPFREMYSVDDLVEFIVERNSDVAFYGGEPLLNPKLIMRVMDSLKARRWEGRFVIQTNGTLITNLPKSYWLSFDSVLLSVDGRPHVNDRQRGRGNYEAVVKAARALRDMGFSGDLIARMTVWEGTDIYEDALHLLRLGLFDHVHWQLNVIWSERWGFEEWARRSYLPGIRRLSSLWIEEMRRGRILGLAPFLGIMRASLFGDLPSPPCGAGSESLTVLPDGRIVACPIAVDSSWAHVGSIQDGSLREVRLGEPCTSCDYFAHCRGRCLYSYMERLWGEDGFRAVCEVTRETIRIVTELESEIKELIREGTVCAEELRYPRYNNTIEVIP
- a CDS encoding ArsR family transcriptional regulator, with product MGGLDWEDLLAQALGNKIRIRIIRYLLERKGANVSRISRELGIPYTSAKRNLKALSDAGVLEEISVGRARLYKLSDSEVVRRLILCVIGYSSH